Proteins encoded within one genomic window of Pygocentrus nattereri isolate fPygNat1 chromosome 7, fPygNat1.pri, whole genome shotgun sequence:
- the LOC108444068 gene encoding progranulin-like, with amino-acid sequence MAPVLVLLMAVLVSGDVNCPDGGTCSDGETCCEQESGHSCCAYPNAVCCPGETHCCPEGFSCNAQNHSCDRVDKVPGTEVLERKAKFYCPGQYCQDGSYCCAGTTCCLIGPYWSCCYHSFAAKKALQPRLATGAHARPRPPPYLCPNGRLCNFGSHCCFTDQGWSCCSTYVPYEQERAASVSLQKTSSKIIAEYCPDGSYCSPGRTCCMTQCGWTCCIPQRFTHLASRDAHISVTIPANPVKPSVAVVTCDAHRSCLSGQTCCKHPKGTFSCCPFPEGECCHDGFSCCNRASGWSCGLNDTCVFNGMVIPEKPQPKE; translated from the exons ATGGCTCCTGTTTTGGTGTTGCTCATGGCAGTGCTGGTTTCCGGAGACGTAAACTGTCCCGACGGAGGAACCTGCTCAGATGGTGAAACCTGCTGTGAACAAGAAAGTGGACACAGCTGTTGTGCGTATCCCAAT GCTGTCTGTTGTCCAGGAGAGACCCATTGCTGTCCAGAAGGGTTCAGCTGTAATGCACAGAATCACTCGTGCGACAGGGTGGACAAAGTTCCTGGAACTGAGGTCCTGGAAAGGAAGGCCAAATTTTATTGTCCTGGTCAATACTGTCAGGATGGTAGCTACTGCTGTGCTGGTACAACGTGCTGCCTGATTGGGCCATATTGGAGCTGCTGCTACCATTCA TTTGCTGCCAAGAAGGCACTGCAGCCTCGCCTTGCCACTGGAGCACATGCGCGGCCTCGCCCACCCCCCTACTTATGTCCCAATGGCAGACTCTGTAATTTTGGTTCACATTGCTGCTTTACAGATCAGGGTTGGTCTTGCTGTTCAACGTAT GTACCTTATGAACAAGAAAGGGCAGCCTCTGTCAGCTTACAGAAAACATCCTCAAAAATCATCGCGGAGTACTGTCCTGATGGTTCTTACTGTTCACCTGGTAGAACGTGCTGCATGACGCAATGTGGATGGACTTGTTGTATACCACAGAGATTTACACATCTG GCGTCTCGAGATGCGCACATTTCTGTAACCATTCCAGCTAATCCTGTGAAACCCTCTGTGGCTGTCGTAACCTGTGATGCACACAGAAGCTGCCTTAGTGGCCAAACATGCTGCAAACATCCTAAAGGCACCTTTTCATGCTGCCCATTTCCTGAG GGAGAATGCTGTCATGATGGATTCAGCTGCTGTAATCGAGCTTCTGGATGGTCCTGTGGTCTCAATGACACATGCGTCTTTAACGGAATGGTGATTCCG GAAAAACCCCAACCTAAGGAGTGA